The following proteins are encoded in a genomic region of Ovis canadensis isolate MfBH-ARS-UI-01 breed Bighorn chromosome 12, ARS-UI_OviCan_v2, whole genome shotgun sequence:
- the NUCKS1 gene encoding nuclear ubiquitous casein and cyclin-dependent kinase substrate 1 isoform X3 — translation MSRPVRNRKVVDYSQFQESDDADEDYGRDSGPPAKKIRSSPREAKNKRRSGKNSQEDSEDSEEKDVKTKKDDSHSAEDSEDEKEDHKSVRQQRQAASKAASKQREMLMGDAGSEEEQEEEDEAPFQENSGSDEDFLVEDDDDSDYGSSKKKNKKMVKKSKPERKEKKMPKPRLKATVTPSPVKGKGKVGRPTASKASKEKTPSPKEEDEEPESPLEKKTSSSPPPEKSGDEGSEDEAQSGED, via the exons AAATAGGAAGGTCGTTGATTATTCACAATTTCAGGAATCTGATGATGCTG ATGAAGATTATGGAAGAGATTCAGGCCCTCCAGCTAAGAAAATTCGATCATCTCCCCGAGAAGCTAAAAATAAGAGGCGATCTGGAAAGAATTCACAGGAAGATAG TGAGGACTCAGAAGAAAAAGATGTGAAGACTAAGAAGGATGATTCTCATTCAGCAG AGGACAGTGAAGACGAGAAGGAAGACCATAAGAGCGTGCGCCAGCAACGGCAGGCAGCCTCTAAAGCAGCCTCCAAGCAGAGGGAGATGCTCATGGGCGATGCGGGCAGCGAGGAGGAGCAAGAGGAGGAGGACGAGGCGCCGTTCCAGGAGA ATTCCGGCAGTGATGAGGATTTCCTAGTAGAAGACGATGATGATAGTGACTATGGcagttcaaaaaagaaaaacaaaaagatggtTAAGAAGTCGAAgcctgagagaaaagaaaagaaaatgccgaAGCCCAGGCTAAAGGCCACAG tgacGCCAAGTCCTGTGAAAGGCAAGGGGAAAGTGGGTCGCCCCACAGCTTCAAAGGCATCAAAGGAAAAGACTCCTTCTCCCAAAGAAGAAGATGAGGAACCAGAAAGCCCTCTGGAAAAGAAAACGTCTTCAAGCCCTccacctgagaaatctggggaTGAAGGGTCTGAAGATGAAGCCCAGTCTGGGGAAGATTAA
- the NUCKS1 gene encoding nuclear ubiquitous casein and cyclin-dependent kinase substrate 1 isoform X2 yields MSRPVRNRKVVDYSQFQESDDADEDYGRDSGPPAKKIRSSPREAKNKRRSGKNSQEDSEDSEEKDVKTKKDDSHSAEDSEDEKEDHKSVRQQRQAASKAASKQREMLMGDAGSEEEQEEEDEAPFQEKDSGSDEDFLVEDDDDSDYGSSKKKNKKMVKKSKPERKEKKMPKPRLKATVTPSPVKGKGKVGRPTASKASKEKTPSPKEEDEEPESPLEKKTSSSPPPEKSGDEGSEDEAQSGED; encoded by the exons AAATAGGAAGGTCGTTGATTATTCACAATTTCAGGAATCTGATGATGCTG ATGAAGATTATGGAAGAGATTCAGGCCCTCCAGCTAAGAAAATTCGATCATCTCCCCGAGAAGCTAAAAATAAGAGGCGATCTGGAAAGAATTCACAGGAAGATAG TGAGGACTCAGAAGAAAAAGATGTGAAGACTAAGAAGGATGATTCTCATTCAGCAG AGGACAGTGAAGACGAGAAGGAAGACCATAAGAGCGTGCGCCAGCAACGGCAGGCAGCCTCTAAAGCAGCCTCCAAGCAGAGGGAGATGCTCATGGGCGATGCGGGCAGCGAGGAGGAGCAAGAGGAGGAGGACGAGGCGCCGTTCCAGGAGA AAGATTCCGGCAGTGATGAGGATTTCCTAGTAGAAGACGATGATGATAGTGACTATGGcagttcaaaaaagaaaaacaaaaagatggtTAAGAAGTCGAAgcctgagagaaaagaaaagaaaatgccgaAGCCCAGGCTAAAGGCCACAG tgacGCCAAGTCCTGTGAAAGGCAAGGGGAAAGTGGGTCGCCCCACAGCTTCAAAGGCATCAAAGGAAAAGACTCCTTCTCCCAAAGAAGAAGATGAGGAACCAGAAAGCCCTCTGGAAAAGAAAACGTCTTCAAGCCCTccacctgagaaatctggggaTGAAGGGTCTGAAGATGAAGCCCAGTCTGGGGAAGATTAA
- the NUCKS1 gene encoding nuclear ubiquitous casein and cyclin-dependent kinase substrate 1 isoform X1, with translation MILLRVFSFYRNRKVVDYSQFQESDDADEDYGRDSGPPAKKIRSSPREAKNKRRSGKNSQEDSEDSEEKDVKTKKDDSHSAEDSEDEKEDHKSVRQQRQAASKAASKQREMLMGDAGSEEEQEEEDEAPFQEKDSGSDEDFLVEDDDDSDYGSSKKKNKKMVKKSKPERKEKKMPKPRLKATVTPSPVKGKGKVGRPTASKASKEKTPSPKEEDEEPESPLEKKTSSSPPPEKSGDEGSEDEAQSGED, from the exons ATGATCTTGCTTagagtcttttctttttacaGAAATAGGAAGGTCGTTGATTATTCACAATTTCAGGAATCTGATGATGCTG ATGAAGATTATGGAAGAGATTCAGGCCCTCCAGCTAAGAAAATTCGATCATCTCCCCGAGAAGCTAAAAATAAGAGGCGATCTGGAAAGAATTCACAGGAAGATAG TGAGGACTCAGAAGAAAAAGATGTGAAGACTAAGAAGGATGATTCTCATTCAGCAG AGGACAGTGAAGACGAGAAGGAAGACCATAAGAGCGTGCGCCAGCAACGGCAGGCAGCCTCTAAAGCAGCCTCCAAGCAGAGGGAGATGCTCATGGGCGATGCGGGCAGCGAGGAGGAGCAAGAGGAGGAGGACGAGGCGCCGTTCCAGGAGA AAGATTCCGGCAGTGATGAGGATTTCCTAGTAGAAGACGATGATGATAGTGACTATGGcagttcaaaaaagaaaaacaaaaagatggtTAAGAAGTCGAAgcctgagagaaaagaaaagaaaatgccgaAGCCCAGGCTAAAGGCCACAG tgacGCCAAGTCCTGTGAAAGGCAAGGGGAAAGTGGGTCGCCCCACAGCTTCAAAGGCATCAAAGGAAAAGACTCCTTCTCCCAAAGAAGAAGATGAGGAACCAGAAAGCCCTCTGGAAAAGAAAACGTCTTCAAGCCCTccacctgagaaatctggggaTGAAGGGTCTGAAGATGAAGCCCAGTCTGGGGAAGATTAA